Proteins from a single region of Acidovorax sp. NCPPB 3576:
- a CDS encoding DUF4087 domain-containing protein has translation MTICVPKRLHRAKIAAFISMSALAIAYNVATAAPQATTTRCGWFDQPTPGNATLMDKAGEWTVGMQGGHQAEGDWPVFPKSRWVVTGAGSAGYGCACLESSTRADTQEVTRIASWRALPLETCRRDKALMGKEPENPLRQP, from the coding sequence ATGACCATTTGCGTGCCGAAACGCTTGCATCGCGCAAAAATCGCAGCCTTCATTTCGATGTCTGCATTGGCGATTGCCTACAACGTTGCAACAGCAGCGCCGCAGGCCACGACCACCCGCTGCGGCTGGTTCGATCAACCGACGCCCGGAAATGCAACGCTCATGGACAAAGCGGGGGAATGGACGGTGGGAATGCAGGGCGGCCACCAAGCCGAAGGCGACTGGCCCGTGTTTCCCAAAAGCCGGTGGGTGGTGACCGGAGCGGGCAGCGCGGGATACGGCTGCGCCTGCCTCGAAAGCAGCACGCGCGCCGATACGCAGGAAGTGACCCGAATCGCCTCGTGGCGTGCGTTGCCCCTGGAGACCTGCCGACGCGACAAGGCGCTGATGGGAAAGGAGCCGGAAAACCCTCTGCGCCAGCCATGA
- the feoB gene encoding ferrous iron transporter B, whose translation MSGAATSPLRIALLGNPNCGKTALFNLLTGARQKVANYAGVTVERKEGLLHTASGRRVRVLDLPGAYSLNAHSADEAVTRDIVTGERPGEAVPDLLVCVTDATHLRLNLRLVLEARALGLPMVLVLNMSDMAARQRIEIDREALSRELGMPVLSTVGVRSDGAQELLQWLDTQAPQALAGTASVHRATGVDLRAQVLQLHQEVRRIMAAAVREPAVSLRNDDRIDAVVLHPVWGMLLLAVTLFLMFQAVFSWAAMPMDAIKAGVDGLSAWINAHMADGVLRSLLTDGILAGTGGVLVFLPQILILFFFILALEDSGYLPRAAFLLDRVMGTVGLSGRSFIPLLSSFACAVPGVMATRSITHWRDRLVTIMIAPLMTCSARLPVYALLIGAFIPEQTVGGVFNLQGLVLFALYVGGIVSAMAVAAVARLARRGAGHAPLLMELPAYRWPSVRSLAQGLYERALIFIRRVGGIILAVTILLWFLSTYPAPPEGATGAAIQYSFAGRIGSVLEVLVAPIGFNWQIAIALVPGMAAREVAVGALGTVYALSATGEEVATQLGPLIAQSWSLATALSLLAWFVFAPQCISTIAAVRRETNSWRYPLLMTGYLFALAYGASFITYRLALALGGG comes from the coding sequence ATGAGCGGCGCCGCCACGTCGCCCCTGCGCATCGCGCTGCTGGGCAATCCCAACTGCGGCAAGACCGCGCTGTTCAACCTGCTCACGGGCGCCCGCCAGAAAGTGGCCAACTACGCTGGCGTGACCGTCGAGCGCAAGGAAGGCCTGCTGCACACCGCCAGCGGCCGCCGCGTGCGCGTGCTGGACCTGCCCGGCGCCTACAGCCTGAACGCCCACAGCGCCGACGAAGCCGTCACGCGCGACATCGTCACGGGTGAGCGGCCCGGCGAGGCCGTGCCCGACCTGCTGGTCTGCGTGACCGATGCCACCCACCTGCGCCTGAACCTTCGGCTGGTGCTGGAGGCGCGTGCGCTGGGGCTGCCCATGGTGCTGGTGCTCAACATGAGCGACATGGCCGCACGCCAGCGCATCGAGATCGACCGCGAAGCCCTCTCGCGCGAACTCGGCATGCCGGTGCTGTCCACCGTGGGCGTGCGCAGCGACGGCGCGCAGGAACTGCTGCAGTGGCTCGACACCCAGGCGCCGCAGGCACTGGCGGGTACGGCGTCCGTGCACCGGGCCACGGGTGTGGACCTGCGCGCCCAGGTGCTGCAGCTGCACCAGGAGGTGCGCCGCATCATGGCCGCCGCCGTGCGCGAGCCCGCAGTCAGCCTGCGCAACGACGACCGCATCGATGCCGTGGTGCTCCACCCGGTGTGGGGCATGCTGCTGCTGGCCGTCACGCTGTTCCTCATGTTCCAGGCGGTGTTCAGCTGGGCCGCGATGCCCATGGATGCCATCAAGGCCGGCGTGGACGGGCTGTCGGCCTGGATCAACGCGCACATGGCCGATGGCGTGCTGCGCAGCCTGCTCACCGACGGCATCCTGGCGGGCACCGGCGGTGTGCTGGTGTTCCTGCCGCAGATCCTGATCCTGTTCTTCTTCATCCTGGCGCTGGAAGACTCCGGCTACCTGCCACGCGCCGCCTTCCTGCTCGACCGCGTCATGGGCACGGTGGGGCTGTCGGGGCGGTCGTTCATTCCGCTGCTGTCGAGCTTTGCCTGCGCCGTGCCGGGCGTGATGGCCACGCGCTCGATCACGCACTGGCGCGACCGGCTCGTCACGATCATGATCGCGCCCCTCATGACCTGCTCCGCGCGCCTGCCGGTGTATGCCCTGCTCATCGGCGCGTTCATCCCCGAGCAGACCGTGGGCGGCGTGTTCAACCTGCAGGGCCTGGTGCTGTTCGCCCTGTACGTGGGCGGCATCGTGAGCGCCATGGCCGTGGCGGCCGTCGCCCGCCTCGCGCGCCGGGGCGCCGGCCACGCGCCGCTGCTGATGGAGCTGCCCGCCTACCGCTGGCCCAGCGTGCGCAGCCTGGCGCAGGGCCTGTACGAGCGCGCGCTGATCTTCATCCGCCGCGTGGGCGGCATCATCCTGGCCGTCACCATCCTGCTGTGGTTCCTCTCCACCTATCCCGCGCCGCCCGAGGGTGCCACGGGCGCGGCCATCCAGTACAGCTTCGCCGGCCGCATCGGCAGCGTGCTGGAAGTGCTCGTGGCGCCGATCGGCTTCAACTGGCAGATCGCCATCGCCCTCGTGCCCGGCATGGCCGCGCGCGAAGTGGCGGTGGGGGCCCTGGGCACCGTGTATGCCCTCTCGGCCACTGGCGAGGAAGTGGCCACCCAGCTCGGTCCGCTGATCGCCCAGAGCTGGTCGCTGGCCACGGCGCTGTCGCTGCTGGCGTGGTTCGTGTTCGCGCCGCAATGCATCTCGACCATCGCCGCGGTGCGGCGCGAGACCAACAGCTGGCGCTATCCGCTGCTGATGACCGGCTACCTGTTCGCGCTGGCCTATGGCGCCAGCTTCATCACGTATCGCCTGGCCCTTGCGCTGGGAGGAGGCTGA
- the kynB gene encoding arylformamidase, translating into MNTNSPRLWDISAPVHAATPVFPGDTAYTQQWCATIGPGCPVNVSAITLSPHVGSHADAPLHYDPDGASIGEVPLDAFIGPCRVIHAIGAGPLIEWAHLAHAVQDLPPRVLVRTYQRMPVDRWDGALAAYAPGTIERLADLGVVLVGIDTASIDPADSKTLDSHQAIRRRGLRVLENLVLDEVPEGDYELIALPLKLTTADASPVRAILRPCR; encoded by the coding sequence ATGAACACGAATTCCCCCCGGCTGTGGGACATTTCGGCGCCGGTGCATGCCGCCACGCCGGTCTTCCCCGGCGACACAGCCTACACGCAGCAGTGGTGCGCCACCATCGGGCCCGGCTGCCCGGTGAACGTGAGCGCCATCACGCTGTCGCCCCATGTCGGCTCGCATGCCGATGCCCCGCTGCACTACGACCCGGACGGCGCCTCCATCGGCGAGGTGCCGCTGGACGCGTTCATCGGCCCCTGTCGCGTGATCCATGCCATCGGCGCGGGGCCGCTGATCGAATGGGCGCACCTGGCCCACGCCGTGCAGGACCTGCCGCCGCGCGTGCTGGTGCGCACCTACCAGCGCATGCCGGTCGATCGCTGGGACGGGGCCCTGGCCGCCTACGCGCCCGGCACCATCGAGCGGCTGGCGGATCTGGGCGTGGTGCTGGTGGGCATCGACACCGCCAGCATCGACCCGGCCGACAGCAAGACGCTGGACAGCCACCAGGCGATCCGCCGCCGCGGCCTGCGGGTGCTGGAGAACCTGGTGCTCGACGAGGTGCCCGAAGGCGACTACGAACTCATCGCCCTGCCCTTGAAGCTGACCACGGCCGACGCATCGCCGGTCAGGGCCATATTGCGCCCATGCCGTTGA
- a CDS encoding Lrp/AsnC family transcriptional regulator, with protein sequence MQAASLDRTDKQLLEALQGNARLTSGELAQMAHLSQSPCWRRVKRLEDDGVISGYHAGLNRRALGFGVMAFVMVGIDHQTEISSQAFEEAVCAIPEVVMFHGISGPEDFMLVVVAKDLDAYSELLQRRLHRLPGVRHMHSYFSLQEFKGQVGGLPVPA encoded by the coding sequence ATGCAGGCCGCCTCCCTCGATCGCACCGACAAGCAATTGCTCGAAGCCCTGCAGGGCAATGCCCGGCTCACCTCGGGCGAGCTGGCGCAGATGGCGCACCTGTCCCAGTCGCCGTGCTGGCGCCGCGTGAAGCGGCTGGAGGACGATGGCGTCATCAGCGGCTACCACGCGGGCCTCAACCGGCGCGCGCTGGGGTTCGGGGTGATGGCGTTCGTGATGGTGGGCATCGACCACCAGACCGAGATCTCGTCCCAGGCCTTCGAAGAGGCGGTGTGCGCGATCCCCGAGGTGGTCATGTTCCACGGCATCTCCGGCCCGGAGGACTTCATGCTCGTCGTGGTCGCGAAGGACCTGGACGCCTATTCCGAGCTGCTGCAGCGCCGCCTGCACCGCCTGCCGGGCGTGCGGCACATGCACTCGTATTTTTCGCTGCAGGAGTTCAAGGGCCAGGTCGGCGGCCTGCCCGTGCCGGCGTAG
- a CDS encoding penicillin acylase family protein, with amino-acid sequence MRERFWRGSLPLSVLALSALAACGGGGGEGGDNGRYSAEIRRTAMGVPHIKASSWGNAGFGYGYAQAQDNLCTMADSFVTYRGERSRYFGGDALLVYESTIDRPRNLDSDFFHRHVISSDVVDAMVAAQPDNLRKMVAGFAAGYNRYLREAQSGGTAHAACRTAAWVQPVTARDIWRRMVAANLAGGYSNFVAPLANATLPSAAASATAGTTTPASPSQKVAQLDPARTQPPRLQVGGTAGIGSNMYGFGTAATGESSGLLFGNPHWYWKGPDRFYQAHLTIPGELNVSGASFLGVPVVLIGFNDNVAWSHTVSTARRFGVFQLQLADGDRTTYVRDGKAVKMAATPITVQVRGASGALTDVTRTLYKTEYGPVVNLGGLNPALGWSQTTAFAMRDVNGENFRTFRNWMRWNQAASLDEFIAIQKQESAIPWVNTVAVGRGNPRAWYADIGAVPNVSPEQVATCTTGFGKAMAAALPNVPFFDGSRSACDWQTDSDSAQKGTVGASRMPSLLRDDYVGNMNDSYWLANAKAPLTGFPAIFGPAGTQAQSLRTRMGHTMALERLAGTDAYAGQQATSAVVRQMVLDSRVFSAERFKEQALSLVCVSPQITVAAEGRTVDVAAACAALRAWNNTGNATARGSHVWDEFWNRVKVPAAQLYAVPFSAADPLNTPRELRASAADALRQAFGAAVLSVQRSGFALDAPRGDVLFATRGGSKIALYGGCGDPGYFTINCSENPIEQGGYSMDGQPHGNSYMQVVGFPAGGVEAHTFLTYSLSDDPASSRNGDYTRAYGARQWLRLPFSESEITSSAGYSTVTVRE; translated from the coding sequence ATGAGAGAGAGATTTTGGCGCGGCAGCCTGCCGCTTTCCGTGCTGGCGCTGTCGGCGCTGGCTGCCTGCGGGGGGGGCGGAGGCGAGGGCGGCGACAACGGCCGCTACAGCGCGGAGATCCGGCGCACGGCCATGGGCGTGCCGCACATCAAGGCGTCCAGCTGGGGCAATGCGGGCTTCGGATACGGCTATGCGCAGGCGCAGGACAACCTGTGCACCATGGCCGATTCGTTCGTGACCTACCGGGGCGAGCGCTCGCGCTACTTCGGGGGCGACGCGCTGCTGGTGTACGAAAGCACCATCGACCGTCCGCGCAATCTCGACTCCGATTTCTTCCACCGCCACGTGATCTCCAGCGACGTGGTGGACGCCATGGTGGCGGCCCAGCCCGACAACCTGCGCAAGATGGTGGCCGGCTTTGCCGCCGGCTACAACCGCTACCTGCGCGAGGCCCAGTCCGGCGGCACCGCCCATGCGGCCTGCCGCACGGCGGCGTGGGTGCAGCCGGTCACCGCGCGGGACATCTGGCGGCGGATGGTTGCGGCCAACCTCGCCGGGGGCTACAGCAACTTCGTCGCGCCGCTGGCGAATGCCACGCTGCCCAGTGCAGCCGCCAGCGCGACGGCCGGGACCACCACGCCCGCATCGCCATCCCAGAAGGTGGCGCAACTCGATCCCGCACGCACGCAGCCGCCCCGGCTGCAGGTGGGCGGCACCGCGGGCATCGGCAGCAACATGTACGGCTTCGGCACGGCCGCCACCGGCGAGTCGAGCGGCCTGCTCTTCGGCAACCCGCACTGGTACTGGAAGGGACCAGACCGGTTCTATCAGGCCCACCTGACCATTCCCGGCGAGCTGAACGTGAGCGGCGCGTCGTTCCTGGGCGTGCCGGTGGTGCTGATCGGCTTCAACGACAACGTGGCCTGGAGCCACACCGTCTCCACCGCGCGGCGTTTCGGCGTCTTCCAGCTGCAACTGGCCGATGGCGACCGCACGACCTACGTGCGCGATGGCAAGGCGGTGAAGATGGCGGCCACCCCCATCACCGTGCAGGTGCGTGGCGCCTCCGGCGCGCTCACCGATGTCACGCGCACCCTCTACAAGACCGAGTACGGGCCCGTGGTAAACCTGGGCGGCCTCAACCCGGCGCTGGGATGGAGCCAGACCACGGCGTTCGCCATGCGCGACGTCAACGGCGAGAACTTCCGCACCTTCCGCAACTGGATGCGCTGGAACCAGGCGGCCTCGCTGGACGAGTTCATCGCCATCCAGAAGCAGGAGTCGGCCATTCCCTGGGTCAACACCGTGGCCGTGGGGCGCGGCAACCCGCGCGCCTGGTATGCCGACATCGGCGCCGTGCCCAACGTGTCGCCCGAGCAGGTGGCCACCTGCACCACGGGCTTCGGCAAGGCGATGGCGGCGGCCCTGCCCAACGTGCCGTTCTTCGACGGCTCGCGCAGCGCCTGCGACTGGCAGACCGACAGCGACTCGGCGCAAAAGGGCACCGTGGGCGCCTCGCGCATGCCCAGCCTGCTGCGCGACGACTACGTGGGCAACATGAACGACAGCTACTGGCTGGCCAACGCCAAGGCGCCGCTCACGGGCTTTCCCGCGATCTTCGGCCCCGCCGGAACGCAGGCGCAGAGCCTGCGCACGCGCATGGGCCACACCATGGCGCTGGAGCGCCTGGCCGGCACCGACGCCTATGCCGGCCAGCAGGCCACCAGCGCCGTCGTGCGGCAGATGGTGCTAGACAGCCGGGTGTTCAGCGCCGAGCGCTTCAAGGAGCAGGCCCTGTCCCTGGTCTGCGTGTCGCCCCAGATCACGGTCGCGGCCGAGGGCCGGACGGTGGATGTGGCGGCCGCCTGCGCCGCGCTGCGCGCCTGGAACAACACCGGCAACGCCACGGCGCGGGGCTCCCACGTGTGGGACGAGTTCTGGAACCGCGTGAAAGTGCCGGCCGCGCAGCTCTATGCCGTGCCGTTCAGCGCCGCCGACCCGCTGAACACGCCGCGCGAGCTGCGCGCCAGCGCTGCCGATGCGCTGCGGCAGGCCTTCGGCGCCGCCGTGCTGAGCGTGCAGCGCAGCGGCTTCGCGCTGGATGCGCCGCGCGGCGACGTGCTGTTCGCCACGCGCGGCGGCAGCAAGATCGCGCTGTACGGCGGCTGCGGCGATCCCGGCTACTTCACCATCAACTGCTCGGAAAACCCGATCGAGCAGGGCGGCTACAGCATGGACGGGCAGCCGCACGGCAACAGCTACATGCAGGTGGTGGGTTTTCCGGCCGGTGGGGTGGAGGCGCACACGTTCCTCACCTACTCGCTGTCGGACGACCCGGCCTCCAGCCGCAACGGCGACTACACCCGGGCCTACGGGGCCAGGCAATGGCTGCGCCTGCCGTTCTCGGAGTCCGAGATCACGTCGAGCGCGGGCTACAGCACCGTCACCGTGAGGGAATGA
- the kynU gene encoding kynureninase, giving the protein MTTLQDCRALDAQDPLAPLRAHFDLPPGVIYLDGNSLGVLPKATAARVADVVTREWGTDLIRSWNTASWFDLPQRLGNQLAPFIGAGAGEVVCTDSTSINLYKVLSAALNIAREESPARRRVVSERSNFPTDLYIAEGLCKERGLDLVLVEPEEIAASLTGDVAVLMLTHVNYRTGAMHDMAALTAAAHAAGILTVWDLAHSAGAVPVDLQGADADFSIGCGYKYLNGGPGAPAFVWVHPRHADRFWQPLSGWWGHAAPFQFTPGYQPAPGITRYLCGTQPIISLSALQCGLDVFDAAQPLGGMAALRAKSLALTDLFIELVQARCGGHGLGLATPREHARRGSQVCLTRDEGQGLHGQGSGAYAIVQALIARGVIGDFRKGDGGQGPHKDILRFGFTPLYIGFEDVWNAVEHLRQVLDSAEWQRAEFNQINAVT; this is encoded by the coding sequence ATGACGACCTTGCAAGACTGCCGCGCCCTCGATGCGCAGGACCCCTTGGCCCCGCTGCGCGCGCACTTCGACCTGCCCCCGGGCGTCATCTATCTGGACGGCAATTCGCTCGGTGTGCTACCCAAGGCCACGGCGGCCCGTGTGGCCGACGTGGTGACACGCGAGTGGGGCACGGACCTGATCCGCTCCTGGAACACGGCCAGCTGGTTCGACCTGCCCCAGCGCCTGGGCAACCAGCTCGCGCCGTTCATCGGCGCCGGTGCCGGCGAGGTGGTGTGCACCGACAGCACGTCCATCAACCTCTACAAGGTGCTGAGCGCGGCACTCAACATCGCCCGTGAAGAGAGCCCGGCCCGCCGGCGCGTGGTGAGCGAGCGCAGCAACTTCCCCACCGACCTCTACATCGCCGAGGGGCTGTGCAAGGAGCGCGGCCTGGACCTGGTGCTGGTGGAGCCCGAGGAGATCGCCGCCTCGCTCACCGGCGACGTGGCGGTGCTTATGCTCACCCATGTGAACTACCGCACCGGCGCCATGCACGACATGGCGGCCCTCACGGCGGCGGCGCATGCGGCCGGCATCCTCACGGTGTGGGACCTGGCGCACAGCGCCGGCGCGGTGCCGGTCGATCTGCAGGGCGCCGATGCCGACTTTTCCATCGGCTGCGGCTACAAGTACCTGAACGGCGGCCCGGGCGCCCCGGCCTTCGTGTGGGTGCACCCGCGCCATGCCGACCGCTTCTGGCAGCCGCTGTCCGGCTGGTGGGGCCATGCGGCGCCGTTCCAGTTCACGCCCGGCTACCAGCCCGCGCCCGGCATCACGCGCTACCTGTGCGGCACGCAGCCCATCATCAGCCTGTCGGCCCTGCAATGCGGCCTGGACGTGTTCGACGCGGCCCAGCCGCTGGGCGGCATGGCCGCGCTGCGCGCCAAATCGCTGGCGCTCACGGACCTGTTCATCGAACTGGTGCAAGCGCGCTGCGGCGGCCACGGCCTGGGCCTGGCGACCCCGCGCGAGCATGCCCGGCGCGGCTCGCAGGTGTGCCTCACGCGGGACGAAGGCCAGGGCCTGCATGGCCAGGGCAGCGGAGCCTACGCGATCGTGCAGGCGCTCATCGCGCGCGGCGTGATCGGCGACTTCCGCAAGGGCGACGGCGGCCAGGGGCCGCACAAGGACATCCTGCGCTTCGGCTTCACGCCGCTGTACATCGGTTTCGAAGACGTGTGGAATGCCGTCGAGCATCTTCGCCAAGTGCTCGACAGCGCCGAGTGGCAGCGCGCCGAGTTCAACCAGATCAACGCGGTGACCTGA
- a CDS encoding 2-hydroxyacid dehydrogenase: protein MSSPRIPLLVLNHLSPQSQAQIAALYDLHYAPTAADRTAAIVTQGGRFRAVLTIGSQGLSAQEIEAMPALELICVLGAGYENVDLAAARARGIVVASGAGTNDDCVADHAFGLLIGAVRGLRPLDRLCREGVWRDAIGLPPNVSGKRLGIFGLGTIGQKIARRASGFDMAVGYHNRKPREGVAYEYFGSLLELAQWCDVLVCATPGGAATRHAVNAEVLQALGPLGYLVNIARGSVVDTEALASALRVGGIAGAGLDVYESEPHPPEALIGLDNVLLTPHVAGWSPEAVQASVNQFLANAAGHFAGTGVVAPV, encoded by the coding sequence GTGTCCAGTCCTCGCATTCCCCTGCTCGTTCTCAACCACCTGTCCCCGCAGAGCCAGGCCCAGATCGCGGCCCTCTACGACCTGCACTACGCCCCCACGGCGGCGGACCGCACCGCGGCCATCGTCACCCAGGGCGGGCGCTTCCGGGCGGTGCTCACCATCGGCTCGCAGGGCTTGAGCGCCCAGGAGATCGAGGCCATGCCGGCGCTGGAGCTCATCTGCGTGCTGGGCGCCGGCTATGAGAACGTGGACCTGGCCGCGGCCCGCGCGCGCGGCATCGTGGTGGCCTCGGGCGCCGGAACCAACGACGACTGCGTGGCCGACCATGCCTTCGGCCTGCTGATCGGCGCGGTGCGCGGCCTGCGCCCGCTGGACCGCCTGTGCCGCGAAGGCGTTTGGCGCGACGCCATCGGCCTGCCGCCCAACGTGTCGGGCAAGCGCCTGGGCATCTTCGGCCTGGGCACCATCGGCCAGAAGATCGCGCGCCGTGCCTCGGGCTTCGACATGGCCGTGGGTTACCACAACCGCAAGCCGCGCGAAGGCGTGGCCTACGAGTATTTCGGCAGCCTGCTGGAGCTGGCCCAATGGTGCGATGTGCTGGTGTGCGCCACGCCCGGCGGCGCGGCCACGCGCCATGCCGTCAATGCCGAGGTGCTGCAGGCGCTGGGCCCGCTGGGCTACCTAGTGAACATCGCCCGGGGCAGCGTGGTGGACACCGAGGCGCTGGCCTCGGCCCTGCGCGTGGGCGGCATCGCCGGCGCGGGGCTCGACGTGTACGAAAGCGAACCGCACCCGCCCGAGGCGCTGATCGGCCTCGACAACGTGCTGCTCACGCCGCACGTCGCAGGCTGGTCGCCCGAGGCCGTGCAGGCCAGCGTAAACCAGTTCCTGGCCAACGCCGCAGGGCACTTCGCGGGCACCGGGGTCGTGGCGCCGGTGTGA
- the kynA gene encoding tryptophan 2,3-dioxygenase, with translation MCPHSQSPAPAGSDAPAGKPESIVHEERAQLDFSQSMSYGDYLSLDAILTAQNPRSPAHDEMLFIVQHQTSELWMKLMLHELRAAIALVAKDDLQPAFKMLARVSKIMEQLVHAWDVLATMTPPEYSAMRPYLGSSSGFQSYQYRSIEFALGNKNRAMLRPHEHRADLLAQVQAAYEAPSLYDEALRLLARRGIPVPDSHTARDWTQPYEESDAVEQAWLVVYRDPRQHWDLYQLGEELTDLEDAFRLWRFRHVTTVERVIGFKRGTGGTGGVSYLRKMLDVVLFPEIWKLRTNL, from the coding sequence ATGTGCCCCCATTCCCAATCCCCCGCGCCCGCAGGCAGCGACGCGCCCGCTGGCAAGCCCGAATCCATCGTGCATGAAGAGCGCGCCCAGCTCGACTTCAGCCAGAGCATGAGCTATGGCGACTACCTGTCGCTCGATGCCATCCTCACCGCGCAGAACCCCCGCTCGCCGGCGCACGACGAGATGCTGTTCATCGTGCAGCACCAGACCAGCGAACTGTGGATGAAGCTCATGCTGCACGAGCTGCGGGCGGCCATCGCGCTGGTGGCCAAGGACGATCTGCAGCCGGCCTTCAAGATGCTGGCGCGCGTCTCCAAGATCATGGAGCAGCTGGTGCACGCTTGGGACGTGCTGGCCACCATGACGCCGCCCGAGTACAGCGCCATGCGGCCCTACCTGGGCAGCTCCAGCGGATTCCAGAGCTACCAGTACCGCAGCATCGAATTCGCGCTGGGCAACAAGAACCGCGCCATGCTCCGCCCGCACGAGCACCGCGCCGACCTGCTGGCCCAGGTGCAGGCCGCCTACGAGGCGCCCTCGCTCTACGACGAGGCCCTGCGCCTGCTGGCGCGCCGCGGCATTCCGGTGCCGGACAGCCACACGGCCCGCGACTGGACCCAGCCCTATGAGGAAAGCGATGCCGTAGAGCAGGCCTGGCTGGTGGTGTACCGCGACCCGCGGCAGCATTGGGACCTGTACCAACTGGGCGAAGAACTGACCGACCTGGAAGACGCGTTCCGGCTCTGGCGCTTTCGCCACGTGACCACGGTGGAGCGCGTGATCGGCTTCAAGCGCGGCACGGGCGGCACGGGCGGCGTGAGCTACCTGCGCAAGATGCTGGATGTGGTGCTGTTCCCCGAGATCTGGAAGCTGCGCACCAACCTTTGA
- a CDS encoding peptidoglycan recognition protein family protein has product MLNIDAQGMVSGNSKIKARRFSSIERSEMDKVSGIIVHQTGSPTENSTFNSYRSANANGAHFLIGKEGSIYQTASIFRRTNHVGPLKARCLAELRCSPAEIVQYKKASPTTMHKAEMTKVVPGRYPSNADSIGIEIVGMASLPPGIKMPAGLSTEQQRAFLGNNAVYEALTNHQQVALQYLIDALSETLNISKAEVHRHPAVSRKNATEAATATWQ; this is encoded by the coding sequence ATGCTCAATATCGATGCTCAAGGGATGGTCAGCGGAAACTCGAAAATCAAGGCACGCAGGTTCTCATCGATCGAACGATCAGAAATGGACAAGGTCTCTGGAATCATCGTCCATCAAACAGGATCCCCGACAGAGAACTCGACGTTCAATAGTTATCGAAGCGCCAACGCAAACGGTGCGCACTTTTTAATAGGCAAAGAAGGATCCATTTATCAGACGGCCTCGATTTTTCGTCGAACAAACCACGTGGGTCCGCTGAAAGCGCGTTGCTTGGCCGAACTCCGATGCAGCCCTGCCGAGATCGTCCAATACAAAAAAGCCAGTCCGACCACGATGCACAAAGCGGAAATGACCAAAGTGGTTCCAGGACGCTATCCGTCTAACGCAGACAGCATCGGTATTGAAATTGTTGGCATGGCTTCACTGCCGCCCGGAATCAAAATGCCTGCAGGATTGAGCACAGAGCAACAGCGCGCGTTTTTGGGAAACAACGCGGTTTATGAGGCGCTGACCAACCACCAGCAGGTCGCCCTTCAATACCTGATCGATGCGCTTTCCGAAACACTGAACATCTCGAAAGCCGAGGTGCATCGTCATCCTGCGGTGAGCCGGAAAAATGCGACGGAAGCTGCCACGGCAACATGGCAATGA
- a CDS encoding YkgJ family cysteine cluster protein — MTHPCLSCGACCASFRVDFSVHESQETGGSVPQGLVVEVTDQLRRMRGTDHASPRCAALTGTVGVRAACGIYEWRPSPCREFEAGSDACRRARQRHGLAALPDSAIY, encoded by the coding sequence ATGACCCATCCCTGCCTGAGCTGCGGCGCGTGCTGCGCGAGTTTCCGTGTCGATTTCTCGGTGCATGAATCGCAGGAGACGGGCGGCAGCGTGCCGCAGGGCCTGGTGGTGGAAGTGACCGACCAGTTGCGCCGCATGCGTGGCACCGACCACGCGTCGCCGCGCTGCGCCGCCCTCACCGGCACCGTCGGCGTGCGGGCGGCCTGCGGCATCTACGAATGGCGGCCCTCGCCCTGCCGCGAGTTCGAGGCGGGTAGCGACGCCTGCCGCCGGGCACGCCAGCGCCACGGGCTGGCGGCGCTGCCGGACAGCGCGATCTATTGA
- a CDS encoding FeoA family protein produces the protein MKMTEESSGPALAPGTALPAATGLDRLPRQVHAHVTALQPARNEQERAVIQRLMEIGFLPGEPVRVVASGFPGGDPLAVRVGQATFALRRHEAALVHVQAGAPA, from the coding sequence ATGAAGATGACTGAAGAATCTTCGGGCCCTGCGCTGGCCCCAGGCACTGCCTTGCCCGCCGCCACGGGCCTGGACCGCCTTCCGCGGCAGGTGCACGCCCATGTGACGGCGCTGCAGCCGGCCCGCAACGAACAGGAGCGCGCGGTGATCCAGCGCCTCATGGAAATCGGCTTCCTGCCCGGCGAACCCGTTCGTGTGGTGGCCAGCGGCTTCCCCGGCGGCGATCCCCTGGCCGTGCGCGTGGGCCAAGCCACCTTCGCACTGCGCCGCCATGAGGCCGCGCTGGTGCATGTGCAGGCCGGAGCGCCCGCATGA